From the Acaryochloris thomasi RCC1774 genome, the window ATCTGCTCCCATTGATCATCGCGCAGAGCATATCGTCGGGGCATCTCAAAGCTCCTCACAGTAGAAGAGTCTTTAAGATGAAAGATTAATGTAGATACGTCAAGTTAATTGATGACACGCCCTAGATTGCGGCAGGCCATGATTACTTTCATGCCGGTTTGGGCAAGGCCGAGGGCTGTTTCATAGCCGATGCCCGTGTTTGCACCGGTTGCGATCGCAACTCGCCCCCTTTGAGATGGAACAGTATCTAGATTGAATGTCATGCTGATCAGCCAGTTAATTGAGCGTGGACTCCTACAACGTCCACGTCGCGCTAGTCCACAGAAAGGATAACTGAACACCACCTCATCTGCTGATAATGGAGAAAGCTTTACTGGCGGTTTAGCTGCCACCACGCGAGGGAATAACAGTGGACAAGATTGTCATTATTGGAGCAGGTCCAGCCGGACTATTGCTGGCACACTATATTCTTCGTCGGGGACGCTACCGAGTTGAAATCTACGAACGCCGTCCCGACCCTCGTTTGGTGAAACAATCCCAGCAGCGAACGTTCCCTCTAACGCTGCAGTTGAGGGGAATGAATGCAATTCGTACGATTCCTGGCCTAGAAGCGGCACTCGTCGAGAAAGGGATTTGGTCCCGAGGGGCTATGCTCCACCGTAAAACAGGCAGTCCTCGCCAGATCGAACGCAAAATGCCTCTGTTGCTAACGGATCGCAACCAGTTAATTCAGGTTCTGCTGCAACAGCTTGTTGAGCGCCACAAGGAATCCGTGACGGTCACGTTTGATTGCCCTTGTATCAGTGTGGAAGAACGAGCCGTGACGCTTCAGCCTCAAGCCGGAGAAACCTTTACTGTTCCGTTTGATCAATTGGTGGGGGCTGATGGTGCCCGATCTCAAGTACGCGAGGCGTTAGAGAACAAGGGGTTGCTGCATTCTCAGCAAAGCGTGGTCCCTGATGTTTATAAGTCTCTATTTGTCCCTAGGGTGAGCGAGGATAAAACGGCTGAACTGGTGGCGGACAAGATTCATACCTGGAGTTTGGGCGATGGGATTCGCATCATTATGGCTCCCCAAGCCGATGACTGGCTGCACGGCACGCTGATCTTTCCGCCGGATAAGAATCCGCTGGAGTCGTTGAACACCAATCAGGATGTGTTGGCTTATTTTCGAGAGAACTGTCCGCAACTGGGGCAATTGATGACGTTGGATGAGGCCGAGGCGCTGCGTCTGCGTCCGGTGTCAAAATTGATGACTGTTAGTTGCGATCGCATGCACGTCAACAACATCTTGATGATTGGTGACGCTGTTCATGCCGTCTCTGCCTCTATTGGGCAAGGCTGCAACGCATCTCTACAGGACGCACAGATATTTAACGAATGCCTAGATCGATACCAAGACGACTGGGAGCAAGCTCTACCGGCCTTTACAGCCCAACGGCTACCCGATGTTCATGCCCTACGAGAACTATCGAACGACGGTTTTCCGCAGTCAAAACGAATGAGGCTAGAATTCATCTTCCGGATGACAGTGGGTAAAAAACTGAAGCTGCCCCTCAAGCCCCTGCCGATACAGCTAATTATGGATAGTGATTTGCCATATTCAGAAGTCCTCAAACAGACTGAGGGCTGGAGAAAACGAGTGCAGCAGTCGATGCAAACGACCTAAGCCACGTCAGCATCTTTCGGGAGATATTGCATAACCTTGAATAGTGCTATGTTCGTGTGTGTCGTGTGTATAATTAATCCATGAAGAGTCGTGATATTATCGCTAGACTCAAGCAAGAAGGTTGGGTGTTGGTTAATGTCAAAGGCAGTCATCAACAGTTCAAGCACCATGAGCACAAGAACCGAGTGACGGTTCCACATCCAAAGAAGGATATACCAAAGGGAACTCTGAGAAGTATTTATAGGCAGGCTGAGTGGCCGTGGCCTTAGAGGTAAAGATGCGATATCCGATTGTTGTTCATAAAGATTCTGATAGCGATTACGGTGTAACGGTGCCAGATATTCCCGGTTGTTTCTCGGCTGGAGACACACTCGATACAGCGATTGAGAATGCTATTGAAGCAATTGAGTGTCACGTTGAAGGACTGTTAATCGACGGTGAAGATATTCCTCAGCCTGGATTCGCAGAGGTCCATCATCAAAATCCTGATTTTGAAGGCGGGACTTGGGCGATCGCATCAGTTGATTTGTCCAAGCTTTCGGGTAAAGCCAAGCGAATCAATATCACTGTGCCTGAAAGGTTGCTGACCAAGATTGATGCTAAGGCTACTGAGCTAGGAGAAAATCGCTCTAATTTCCTGGTAACAGCAGCAATGGAATATATGAGTAAGTCTGTTTAAAAAACAGATCTTAATGATGCCGAATTATGGCTTTCGTACACAGAAAAACGATACCAAGGTCACTTTGAATTTGGTTGAAGATCTATGAGCGAATATGATCCAGATCTGCAGCGAATAGATTATGCAAGTCAAGCCGTCTAATCGACCTTACTCATTAGCTTTTTTATACAAATCATAGCCCCGATAGAATCTTTTCACTCTTTTAGTAAATTGAATATCTTGGGTGGAAATTTTCAGGAGCCAAAATGAGTGCCACACAAGGAAAGAAAATACAAAGGCCATCAGGGCAATAAACACAGAAAGCACCTCTGAGTTCGGCAATTTGATTACTGCCTTAATTATGTTTGGGTCTAAAAACTTGAAAAAGTGTCTTATCCCAAGTAAACATAAAA encodes:
- a CDS encoding type II toxin-antitoxin system HicA family toxin, whose translation is MKSRDIIARLKQEGWVLVNVKGSHQQFKHHEHKNRVTVPHPKKDIPKGTLRSIYRQAEWPWP
- a CDS encoding FAD-dependent oxidoreductase, with the protein product MDKIVIIGAGPAGLLLAHYILRRGRYRVEIYERRPDPRLVKQSQQRTFPLTLQLRGMNAIRTIPGLEAALVEKGIWSRGAMLHRKTGSPRQIERKMPLLLTDRNQLIQVLLQQLVERHKESVTVTFDCPCISVEERAVTLQPQAGETFTVPFDQLVGADGARSQVREALENKGLLHSQQSVVPDVYKSLFVPRVSEDKTAELVADKIHTWSLGDGIRIIMAPQADDWLHGTLIFPPDKNPLESLNTNQDVLAYFRENCPQLGQLMTLDEAEALRLRPVSKLMTVSCDRMHVNNILMIGDAVHAVSASIGQGCNASLQDAQIFNECLDRYQDDWEQALPAFTAQRLPDVHALRELSNDGFPQSKRMRLEFIFRMTVGKKLKLPLKPLPIQLIMDSDLPYSEVLKQTEGWRKRVQQSMQTT
- a CDS encoding type II toxin-antitoxin system HicB family antitoxin — encoded protein: MRYPIVVHKDSDSDYGVTVPDIPGCFSAGDTLDTAIENAIEAIECHVEGLLIDGEDIPQPGFAEVHHQNPDFEGGTWAIASVDLSKLSGKAKRINITVPERLLTKIDAKATELGENRSNFLVTAAMEYMSKSV